Proteins co-encoded in one Gadus morhua chromosome 6, gadMor3.0, whole genome shotgun sequence genomic window:
- the LOC115545883 gene encoding protein unc-13 homolog B, which translates to MSLLCVRVKKANLHGPPDKFNAYVTLKVQKVKSTTITVRGNLPCWEQDFMFEISHLDSSLVVELWNKGLIWDTMIGTTLITLDSIPQSNKEGSGHWLQLDSELLMSEEEICGTSTPTPHQVLLDTRFELPFDIPEDEAQYWTRKLDRINSIHIHGQEEIQRIMPSVPSQCCSWSYFSRNESTLDDQDSVVDDRGGYYRNEMATRPPRYHNTPQNNSSAHQYPIGRPPQYSLSRESLQRFELDEREARASR; encoded by the exons ATGTCGCTGCTGTGTGTCCGAG TGAAGAAAGCCAATCTCCATGGCCCTCCAG ATAAATTCAATGCTTACGTTACCTTAAAGGTGCAGAAGGTCAAAAGCACCACCATCACGGTCCGGGGAAATTTGCCATGTTGGGAGCAGGACTTCATGTT TGAGATCAGTCATCTAGATTCAAGCTTGGTGGTGGAACTGTGGAATAAAGGTCTTATCTGGGATACTATGATTGGAACAACACTCATCACCCTGGACAGCATCCCCCAATCTAACAAG GAGGGCTCAGGGCACTGGCTGCAACTGGACTCTGAGCTCCTGATGAGCGAGGAGGAGATCTGTGGAaccagcacccccaccccccaccaagTCCTGCTGGACACACGCTTTGAGCTTCCCTTTg ATATACCAGAAGACGAAGCCCAATACTGGACGCGCAAACTGGATCGGATTAACTCCATTCACATCCATGGACAG GAGGAGATCCAGAGAATTATGCCTTCCGTCCCCTCTCAGTGTT GTAGTTGGAGTTACTTCAGCCGAAACGAAAGCA CGTTGGATGACCAGGACAGTGTAGTGGATGACCGAGGTGGTTACTACCGCAATGAGATGGCTACAAGACCCCCACGCtaccacaacacaccccagAACAACTCCTCCGCACACCAGTATCCCATCGGCAGGCCTCCCCAATACTCCCTGTCCAGAGAGTCCCTCCAGAGATTTGAGCTGGATGAAAGGGAAGCTAGGGCAAGCAGGTAA